A window of Oncorhynchus keta strain PuntledgeMale-10-30-2019 chromosome 27, Oket_V2, whole genome shotgun sequence contains these coding sequences:
- the guca1b gene encoding guanylyl cyclase-activating protein 2, with translation MGQRLSEESDSDQEIDVAELQEWYKKFVVECPSGTLYMHEFKSFFGVTNNKEAADYIENMFRAFDKNGDNTIDFLEYVAALNLVLRGKLEHKLKWTFKMYDKDGSGCIDKTELLEIVESIYRLKKACHGELDSECNLLTPDQVVDRIFELVDENGDGELSLDEFIDGARRDKWVMKMLQMDVNPGDWINERRRKSSGVSSEAGPLQ, from the exons ATGGGTCAGCgactgagtgaggagagtgaCTCAGACCAGGAAATTGATGTTGCAGAGCTGCAGGAGTGGTATAAGAAGTTTGTGGTGGAGTGCCCAAGTGGAACACTCTATATGCACGAGTTCAAGAGCTTCTTCGGCGTTACTAATAACAAGGAGGCAGCGGATTATATTGAGAATATGTTCCGCGCCTTCGACAAGAATGGC GACAACACAATTGATTTTCTAGAGTATGTTGCAGCCCTTAACCTGGTCTTGAGGGGCAAGTTGGAACATAAACTGAAGTGGACTTTTAAAATGTATGACAAAGATGGAAGTGGCTGCATTGACAAGACTGAGCTGCTGGAGATTGTAGAG TCCATCTACCGACTAAAGAAAGCCTGTCATGGAGAACTGGATTCAGAGTGTAACCTCCTGACCCCAGATCAAGTGGTTGACAGAATATTCGAACTGGTGGATGAAAACGGAGATG ggGAGCTGTCTCTGGATGAGTTCATTGACGGGGCCAGGAGAGACAAGTGGGTGATGAAGATGCTGCAAATGGACGTCAACCCTGGGGACTGGATCAATGAACGGCGACGTAAGAGCTCTGGAGTGAGCTCTGAAGCTGGACCTCTGCAATAA
- the LOC118359849 gene encoding serine/threonine-protein phosphatase 4 regulatory subunit 2-A-like, translated as MEIDTLLEAFTNFEKKGKKDACPALDQLLSHVAKTGETMISWSQFKSYFLFKLEKVMDDFRTLSPDQRDPSNPNVEYIPFEEMKERILKIVDGYNGIPFTIQRLCELLTDPKRNYTGTDKFLRGVEKNVMVVSCVYPTSEKNGATSVNKMNGVMFPGNNTSIYSERNINGPGTPRPLNRQKLLLSTSLATNGLPDSTDDKEPLTEQEEHVVSDSSVSESNTTKSSLMKTKHPEEDATEAESHEVKRLKFDKDMDEDEEVDTEMSCPEPAQSSSDKPESSTDIVEEEKDKSADMLTTNDHEPSSTQTEEPFEEETAETSAREAESGPTNSLKSDRTMDQSEGQLAQSGKDLRLEEQGEGDCSESVSSSNGEGAPSEEPVPSSSPRSKVESSAEGADAENSLESPETADEPMEQD; from the exons ATGGAAATTGACACACTTTTGGAGGCTTTCACGA ACTTTGAGAAGAAAGGGAAGAAAGATGCCTGTCCTGCCCTGGATCAACTTTTGTCTCATGTCGCCAAAACGGGAGAAACGAT GATTTCATGGTCGCAGTTCAAAAGTTATTTCCTGTTTAAACTTGAGAAAGTAATGGATGACTTCAGAACCTTGTCACCAGACCAGCGAGATCCATCCAATCCTAATGTGGAGTACATTCCTTTTGAGGAGATGAAGGAAAGGATTCTCAAAATTGTAGATGGGTACAACGG TATTCCATTCACCATCCAGCGTCTGTGTGAGTTACTTACTGACCCTAAGAGGAACTACACTGGAACAGACAAGTTCCTCAGGGGAGTGGAGAAG AATGTGATGGTGGTCAGCTGTGTATATCCTACCTCAGA GAAAAATGGGGCAACCAGTGTAAACAAAATGAATGGAGTGATGTTCCCTGGCAATAATACCTCTATTTATTCAGAAAG GAATATAAATGGACCAGGCACCCCAAGGCCACTGAACAGACAAAAGCTATTGCTATCCACCTCTCTGGCTACAAACGGTCTCCCTGACAGCACAGACGATAAGGAGCCACTCACAGAACAAGAGGAGCATGTTGTCAG TGATTCCTCTGTATCGGAAAGTAATACCACAAAAAGCAGTCTGATGAAGACCAAGCATCCAGAAGAGGATGCGACGGAGGCAGAGAGCCATGAAGTGAAAAGGCTGAAGTTTGACAAAGACATGGATGAAGATGAGGAGGTAGACACGGAGATGTCCTGTCCTGAACCTGCCCAAAGCTCATCAGACAAGCCAGAATCGTCAACAGACATAGTTGAGGAAGAAAAAGACAAGTCTGCTGATATGCTCACCACAAACGATCATG AGCCTTCTAGCACTCAGACAGAAGAGCCCTTTGAGGAAGAGACAGCGGAGACCTCAGCGAGAGAGGCTGAGTCTGGCCCTACCAACAGTCTAAAAAGTGACCGCACCATGGACCAGTCAGAGGGGCAGCTTGCTCAGTCAGGGAAGGATCTACGtttagaggaacagggggaagGGGATTGCAGTGAGTCAGTCAGTAGCAGCAATGGGGAGGGAGCACCCAGTGAAGAGCCTGTCCCATCTTCCTCTCCCAGAAGCAAAGTTGAGTCGTCGGCAGAAGGCGCTGATGCAGAAAACAGTTTAGAAAGCCCAGAGACCGCAGATGAGCCCATGGAACAGGACTAA